The following are encoded together in the Natronincola ferrireducens genome:
- a CDS encoding PRC-barrel domain-containing protein, which produces MIRGSELIGVPILKEDKKIKLTYTKDIIYGKNPLKVIAFSIKMKNSQKKNNRIIPFQKIKDINHEEIIIVAEKDIIFPHEAPEINSAVEKPIKVIGFHIYDEQKNLVGTIRDTIIEKNSGKILAFIISEGVIDDLIEGHSILPLVNHIDFQRDYIVIGNTHLETISSQGGGLKKLLGIK; this is translated from the coding sequence ATGATTCGAGGAAGTGAATTAATAGGTGTACCTATTTTAAAAGAGGATAAAAAAATAAAACTTACCTATACAAAAGATATCATATATGGGAAAAATCCATTAAAGGTAATAGCTTTCTCTATTAAAATGAAAAATTCTCAAAAAAAAAATAATCGTATTATTCCCTTCCAAAAAATAAAGGATATTAACCACGAAGAAATTATTATTGTTGCAGAAAAAGATATTATTTTCCCCCATGAAGCACCAGAAATTAATAGCGCAGTGGAAAAACCAATAAAGGTAATAGGCTTTCATATTTATGATGAACAAAAAAATTTAGTGGGGACTATAAGGGATACAATTATTGAAAAAAACAGTGGAAAAATACTGGCGTTTATTATTAGTGAAGGAGTTATTGATGATTTAATAGAGGGACATTCAATATTACCCTTGGTAAACCATATAGATTTTCAACGGGACTATATTGTCATAGGAAATACCCATTTAGAAACCATCTCATCCCAAGGTGGAGGCTTGAAAAAATTGCTGGGGATAAAATAA
- the nifS gene encoding cysteine desulfurase NifS, with translation MKVYLDYAATTPVNKDVLEEMLPYFQQHFGNPSSVHSFGRESKKALDIARDRVAKSLGAKTEEIYFTGGGSEADNWAIKGVAYGLKNKGNHIITSKIEHHAVLHTCEYLEKEGFEITYLEVDEYGLISLDELKKAIKDTTILITIMYANNEIGTIQPIKEIADIAKENNILFHTDAVQAYGNIPIDTEELGVDLLSISAHKLYGPKGVGALYIRRGVRLHPLVHGGGQEKKRRAGTENLPAIVGFGKAAELAHENLEGHNKQLLNFRDQLINKLMAKIPYTRLNGHPTKRLPGNVNISFEFIEGESLLLSLDMVGIAGSSGSACTSGSLDPSHVLMAIGLTHEIAHGSLRLSLGDPTTQEEIDYVIEKLPPIVERLRQMSPLYENIKEEAKNV, from the coding sequence ATGAAAGTATACTTAGACTACGCAGCTACAACCCCAGTAAATAAAGATGTTTTAGAAGAAATGCTACCGTATTTCCAGCAACATTTTGGGAATCCATCAAGTGTTCATTCTTTTGGCAGAGAGAGTAAAAAGGCCCTCGATATAGCTAGAGACAGAGTAGCTAAATCACTAGGAGCAAAGACAGAGGAAATATACTTTACAGGTGGTGGTTCTGAGGCTGATAACTGGGCTATAAAGGGTGTAGCTTATGGTTTAAAAAATAAAGGAAACCACATTATCACATCTAAGATTGAACATCATGCAGTGCTCCATACCTGTGAATATTTAGAAAAAGAAGGATTTGAAATTACTTATTTAGAGGTAGATGAATATGGTTTGATTAGCCTAGACGAATTAAAAAAGGCTATTAAGGATACTACCATATTAATTACCATTATGTATGCCAACAATGAAATTGGTACGATACAGCCGATAAAAGAAATTGCTGACATAGCTAAAGAAAATAATATTTTATTTCATACAGATGCGGTACAGGCCTATGGCAACATACCTATTGATACAGAAGAGCTAGGTGTAGATTTATTATCTATTTCAGCCCATAAGCTTTATGGACCAAAGGGGGTAGGAGCTTTATATATCAGAAGGGGAGTTAGACTCCATCCATTGGTTCATGGTGGAGGACAGGAAAAGAAAAGAAGAGCAGGAACAGAAAACCTTCCAGCCATTGTAGGTTTTGGTAAGGCAGCGGAACTGGCCCATGAGAATCTTGAAGGTCATAATAAACAATTATTGAATTTTAGAGACCAATTAATTAATAAACTAATGGCCAAAATACCCTATACCAGATTAAATGGACATCCAACCAAAAGACTTCCAGGGAATGTAAATATTTCCTTTGAGTTTATTGAAGGAGAATCCCTACTACTGAGCTTGGACATGGTTGGGATTGCTGGCTCCAGTGGTTCAGCCTGCACATCAGGGTCCCTAGATCCCTCCCATGTGCTAATGGCTATAGGACTTACCCATGAAATAGCCCATGGGTCGTTAAGACTATCGTTAGGAGATCCTACAACCCAAGAGGAAATTGATTATGTTATAGAGAAATTACCACCAATTGTAGAACGATTAAGACAAATGTCACCCTTGTATGAAAACATAAAGGAGGAAGCAAAAAATGTATAG
- the nifU gene encoding Fe-S cluster assembly scaffold protein NifU, which translates to MYSDKVMEHFMNPRNVGMIENADAVGQVGNPKCGDIMKMYLKIEGDTIVDVKFKTFGCGSAIATSSMATEMIKGKTIKEALALSNRAVADALDGLPPVKMHCSVLAEQAVKSAIYDYAQKHNLHFDELEGFDPNEDHDHHHEEHEGEHC; encoded by the coding sequence ATGTATAGTGATAAAGTAATGGAGCATTTTATGAACCCAAGAAATGTTGGGATGATAGAAAATGCTGATGCAGTAGGGCAGGTAGGGAATCCTAAATGTGGCGATATTATGAAAATGTATTTAAAAATAGAGGGAGATACAATAGTAGATGTAAAGTTCAAAACCTTTGGCTGTGGCTCTGCGATTGCTACCTCCAGCATGGCTACAGAAATGATCAAGGGAAAAACCATCAAGGAAGCATTAGCATTAAGCAATAGAGCTGTAGCTGATGCATTGGATGGATTACCTCCAGTAAAAATGCATTGTTCTGTATTGGCAGAGCAGGCAGTAAAATCTGCAATATATGATTATGCTCAAAAACACAACCTACATTTTGATGAACTAGAGGGCTTTGATCCTAATGAAGATCACGATCATCATCATGAAGAGCATGAAGGAGAACACTGTTAA
- the mnmA gene encoding tRNA 2-thiouridine(34) synthase MnmA yields the protein MEKNNKVLLGMSGGVDSSVAAYLLKKQGYEVIGVTMQIWQDNEEVIKSDIGCCSLSAVEDARRVAAKLDIPFYVMNFKEIFKEKVINYFIDEYTKGRTPNPCIACNKHIKFEEFLRRAHQLGCYYVATGHYAKIEYDDRVQRYLLKKSVTDEKDQTYALYNMTQEQLKHTLMPLGYYNKDEIRKMAEELELPVAMKPDSQEICFVPDNNYGNFVKENSPKKIHEGDFIDKEGNVLGRHKGIIYYTIGQRKGLGIALGKPAFVIDIIPEKNQVVLGDKHEVFGKELIAEEVNFITFDKLQAPMTVEGKVRYNAKAQGAIVYPYNDNKMKLVFNEPQRAITPGQAVVLYDGEIVIGGGIITKATE from the coding sequence TTGGAAAAAAACAATAAAGTTCTTTTAGGAATGAGTGGAGGGGTGGATAGCTCCGTAGCCGCCTACCTTTTAAAAAAACAGGGATATGAGGTAATAGGGGTTACCATGCAAATATGGCAGGATAATGAAGAGGTAATAAAATCAGACATAGGCTGCTGTTCTTTATCGGCAGTGGAGGATGCCAGACGGGTGGCAGCTAAGCTGGATATTCCCTTCTATGTTATGAATTTTAAGGAGATATTCAAAGAAAAAGTGATTAATTACTTTATAGATGAATATACAAAAGGTAGAACACCAAACCCTTGTATTGCCTGTAATAAACATATTAAATTCGAAGAATTTTTAAGAAGAGCCCATCAATTGGGTTGTTATTATGTAGCTACTGGTCATTATGCCAAAATAGAGTATGATGATAGAGTACAAAGGTATTTACTAAAAAAATCTGTTACCGATGAAAAAGATCAAACCTATGCCCTATACAATATGACTCAAGAACAATTAAAACATACTTTAATGCCCTTAGGCTATTACAATAAAGATGAAATAAGAAAAATGGCTGAAGAATTGGAACTTCCAGTGGCAATGAAACCAGATAGCCAAGAAATATGCTTTGTACCAGATAATAACTATGGGAATTTCGTGAAGGAAAACAGTCCTAAGAAAATTCATGAAGGTGATTTTATAGATAAAGAGGGAAATGTTTTAGGAAGACATAAGGGAATCATCTATTATACCATAGGACAAAGAAAGGGTTTAGGTATTGCTCTAGGCAAACCCGCCTTTGTAATTGATATTATACCAGAAAAAAACCAAGTAGTATTAGGAGACAAGCACGAGGTTTTTGGAAAGGAACTAATTGCTGAAGAAGTAAACTTTATAACTTTTGATAAACTACAAGCTCCTATGACGGTGGAAGGAAAAGTCCGTTACAACGCTAAAGCCCAAGGGGCGATTGTTTATCCCTATAACGACAATAAGATGAAGTTGGTTTTTAATGAACCTCAAAGGGCTATAACACCAGGACAAGCAGTGGTTTTATACGATGGAGAAATTGTTATAGGCGGAGGCATCATAACAAAGGCAACAGAATAA
- a CDS encoding AI-2E family transporter, translated as METTAIETISRNIKIMVEGAGFTEFFTFLTQLALFLLLCFIIYYLIHIGNQYVEKDNKVNVGKKQIYQFIFIFIVLLLMIFMFRIRGLLFQILGPFVFAIVLAYILNPIVHFLYTKGIPRIWGVLLLYLTIMCIILILSFTLIPRITEEVKRLIELMPQYSNDIYDYLYDVYLKYDRNLQNLPPELDGIKGLLRLNIDRIEAIIFGAVTAITNILLNVFSKVIGLVLIPILAFYFLKDVDKFKRSIVLLIPKSCRHQVIKIAEDIDKVLGGFIRGQLTVAAFVGLLTTISLLILRVEFAVLVGLIAGTANIIPYFGPVIGIVPGVLFALMDGPIKALWVIIVFTVIQQIESGIIAPKVVGKSVGIHPVYVILALIIGGKFFGVIGLLIAVPAAATIKVLGKHFISYVAKF; from the coding sequence ATGGAAACTACTGCAATTGAAACTATATCAAGAAATATAAAAATTATGGTAGAAGGTGCTGGTTTTACCGAGTTTTTTACTTTTTTAACCCAGTTAGCCCTTTTTTTATTACTATGTTTTATTATTTATTATCTCATCCATATCGGTAATCAGTATGTTGAAAAAGACAATAAAGTCAATGTAGGGAAAAAACAAATTTATCAATTTATTTTTATCTTTATTGTTTTATTGTTAATGATTTTTATGTTTAGGATAAGGGGATTACTTTTTCAAATATTAGGGCCTTTTGTTTTTGCCATAGTACTAGCTTATATCCTAAATCCCATTGTACACTTTTTATATACCAAAGGCATCCCTAGAATATGGGGGGTATTACTGTTATATTTAACAATTATGTGCATTATACTAATACTTTCCTTCACTTTAATTCCAAGAATCACAGAGGAAGTAAAAAGATTGATTGAACTAATGCCCCAATATAGTAATGATATCTATGATTATCTATATGATGTCTATTTAAAATATGATCGTAACCTACAAAATCTTCCACCAGAATTAGATGGAATTAAAGGACTATTGCGACTAAATATCGATAGAATAGAGGCTATCATCTTTGGAGCAGTTACCGCCATCACCAACATACTACTAAATGTATTTTCTAAAGTAATTGGCCTGGTGTTGATCCCCATATTAGCCTTTTATTTTTTAAAGGATGTTGATAAATTCAAAAGAAGTATTGTCCTCCTAATTCCCAAATCCTGCAGACATCAAGTCATTAAAATAGCAGAGGATATAGATAAAGTGTTGGGGGGGTTTATTAGAGGACAATTGACGGTTGCAGCCTTTGTAGGCCTATTGACTACTATATCTCTACTCATATTAAGGGTTGAATTTGCAGTGTTAGTAGGATTAATAGCAGGAACAGCCAATATCATTCCCTATTTTGGGCCTGTCATAGGGATTGTACCAGGAGTACTATTTGCCCTAATGGATGGCCCCATCAAAGCCCTTTGGGTGATAATTGTCTTTACAGTCATTCAACAAATTGAAAGTGGGATTATTGCCCCAAAGGTAGTTGGGAAAAGTGTAGGAATCCATCCTGTATATGTGATTTTAGCCCTAATTATTGGAGGAAAGTTCTTTGGTGTTATTGGACTTTTAATAGCTGTTCCTGCTGCTGCCACCATTAAGGTTTTAGGCAAGCATTTCATAAGCTACGTTGCAAAATTTTAG
- a CDS encoding RrF2 family transcriptional regulator, with the protein MKLSTKGRYGLKAMFELALYYGDGPIALKNIAEKQEISDHYLEQLVATLRKAGLVKSVRGAQGGYMLASDPKDITVGDIIRTLEGPLAPSECVMEEDPKACERSKHCVTKMVWEKIRDNFNNVIDSITLEDMLQDYNKIKHKDNYMFYI; encoded by the coding sequence TTGAAGCTTTCAACAAAAGGAAGATATGGCCTGAAGGCAATGTTTGAATTGGCTTTATATTATGGAGATGGGCCGATTGCTTTGAAAAACATCGCAGAAAAACAAGAAATTTCAGATCATTACTTAGAACAATTGGTTGCCACGTTGAGAAAAGCAGGATTAGTTAAAAGTGTAAGAGGTGCACAGGGTGGATATATGCTGGCCAGTGATCCTAAAGATATTACTGTAGGAGATATCATCAGAACATTAGAAGGGCCTCTAGCTCCCTCAGAATGTGTAATGGAGGAGGACCCAAAGGCCTGTGAGAGATCTAAACATTGTGTTACCAAGATGGTTTGGGAGAAAATTCGAGACAATTTCAATAATGTGATAGATTCAATTACACTAGAGGATATGCTACAGGATTATAATAAAATAAAGCATAAGGATAATTATATGTTTTATATATAA
- a CDS encoding phage holin, LLH family gives MIDLILFMLIITLTALFIFVVAPIFTKVITKKDIDRIQLIIHRTVLYVEQMLPLGSPQDKKNLALDYSFKIFDFLEIPVDENIVEVFIESEIYLLKLKNNHIEGIDLIPKK, from the coding sequence ATGATTGATTTGATACTTTTTATGCTGATTATAACGTTAACAGCATTATTTATTTTTGTAGTAGCACCTATTTTTACTAAAGTAATCACTAAAAAGGATATAGATAGAATTCAATTAATTATTCATAGAACTGTTCTGTATGTAGAACAAATGCTCCCCCTAGGAAGTCCTCAAGATAAGAAGAATCTAGCACTAGATTATTCCTTTAAAATTTTTGATTTTTTAGAAATACCAGTTGATGAGAATATTGTAGAGGTGTTTATAGAATCGGAGATTTACTTATTAAAGCTGAAGAATAATCATATTGAAGGGATAGATTTAATCCCAAAAAAATAG